The nucleotide sequence CTCTCCACAATCATCACAAACTTCTGCAGGCGACACCGTATGAAGGAATGGTGGGAGGGAAGAACGGATATGTCAGCCAGTCCGGTTTTACGCTGTCAACTCTTGCTGAGAGAGAAAATATCCGGCTGATCGCTGTAACGCTGAATGCAAAGACAGACCGTATGTCTTACAAAGATACGGTCAAGCTGCTTGATTACGGCTTTGCCAATTTTACATCGGAGTTTGTCGCTTCTGGAACATATTATAAGGATCAAGAAGGACAGGAGTTCACATTGGAGGAGCCTTTGTATTATGCCAGAAAAACAAATGAAACCATTTCTGCTGATGTGGATACGGAGGGAAACTTGACGATTGACGGTGAAGATGGCCGGGAACTCGCCAAGCATCCTCTTGATCCTGTGAACCTTGAAAAAAATGAGCTGATGAAAAGTACAGTTGCAGATGTAGAACCATCATTCACCAAAAGCGTTCTGCATGATCATCTGAAGTTCATTGTCATGATTTCATTTGCTATAGTGCTGCTGCTTGTCGGGTACTTTTTCAGGCAGGTCAGACGTTCATAAAGAGTAAAAAACCTTTCTCCTGCAACGGAGAAAGGTTTTTTTGCGATTTATGCAAGTTTGCTGTTTTTTCTTGCGTATACGAAGTAAATCACAGCTCCAATGGCTATCCAGATGATAAAAGAAGTCCATGTGATAGCCGGAAGGCTCGTCATGAGATAGATGCAGAACAAGGCGCTGACTGCCGGGAATACAGGAACGAATGGCACTTTAAAAGCACGTTCCAGATTCGGATGAGTCTTCCTCAAAACAATTACGGCTATCGAAATGAGTGTGAAGGCAGCGAGTGTACCCATATTGACAAGATGGGCAAGGGTTGTCAAATCGACAAAGCCTGCAATTGCTGCTGCAATAAACCCTGTAATCCATGTATTTTGAAAGGGTGTTTTAAAAGATGGGTGCACCTTGGACAGTCTTTTTGGAAGGAGTCCGTCCCGGCTCATGGCATAAGAGATTCGTACCTGTGCATACATCATCACTAAAAGAACGGTTGTAATTCCTGCGATAGCCCCCACTGATATAAGGCCTGCAAGTGAATTCTGCCCCACAAACTGAAGGGCAAAAGAAACCGGATCTGCTACATTGAGTTTTGTATAAGGAACCATGCCTGTAAGAATGAGAGATACAACCATATATAGTGCCGTACAAACTGCAAGGGAAGCAATAATGCCAATTGGAACATCTCTTTGCGGTTTTTTCACTTCCTCTGCAGCAGTCGCTACAGCGTCAAATCCAATGTAAGCAAAAAAGACAGTAGCCGCGCCGGTTACGATGCCTTCAAATCCAAATGGCACAAACGGGGTCCAGTTTTCAGGCTTTACATACCAGACGCCTGCCACAATGAATAATAGAATCACAGCCAGTTTAACAAAAACCATAATGTTATTAACCCGCGTGCTTTCTTTAATTCCTTTTGATAAAAGAGCAGTGATCAGCAGGATAATAATGACCGCCGGCAAATCAATCATTCCGCCTTTACCAGCTCCGGGAGCTGATGTCATGGCTGCAGGAAGCTCCAGTCCAAAGCCTGCTAAGAGAGATTGAAAATAGGCAGACCAGCCGGTCGCAACGGCAGACGTTGCAAGCAAGTATTCAAGCATCAAATCCCAGCCGATCAAGAAAGCGAAAAACTCTCCCAAGGTTGCATATGTGTAAGTATAGACACTGCCTGATATTGGAACGGTTGAAGCGAATTCCGCGTAGCAGAAAGCTGCTAGTGCACAGGCAATACCGGAAATGATAAAGGAAAGAATAAGGGCAGGACCTGCTGTCTCAGCTGCTACGACACCGGTCAGTACAAAAATTCCTGTTCCTACAATCGCGCCTATCCCGAGTAAAGTCAGGTCGAATGCGCCCATAGTCCGTGCCAGGGATTTTTGCTGACTTTGCGCGAGCAAGGCAGTAATTGACTTTTTTCTAAAAAGTGAGCTCATGTATATCCTCCAGTGAGTTAGTCTTGAGAGTGAATAAAATGTAGTATAATGTCGAAAATAATAATTGTCAATTATTTTAGAATATTCTTTTATTATAAGCAGTCTTTTTCTTTTCCTGAAAAAAGTTTTTCAAGGTAATAAGCTGATTATGCAGTATGATCAGCTTTTACTTTATCCAAATTTACGGAATTTATTTACCGGCACTTCTTTCTGCACCAAAAAAGCCCGATTCACACGCAAATCGGGCTTTTGGTTCAAGTCAAAACTTCATCTGATAATTTTCAATTTCCCATAAGTGGACAGTATTCCTGTATTCGTGCCATTCCGCTCTTTTATGAAGAAGAAATTGCCGGTATACATGAGAGCCGAGAACCATTTTGGCAAGCGGACCCTTTTCCATTAAATCAAGCGCCGTTTCAAGGTTGTCCGGGAGATGCTTGATTCCTCTTTCCATCCGGGCGGATTCCGTCATGCTGAAGATGTCATCATGAACGGCGGGCTTCGGAAATTCCGACAGCGCGATACCGGCCATTCCTGCTTCAGCAATTGCGGCGTATGCAAGATAGGGATTGGCGCTTGGGTCCGGATGTCTCACTTCTATCCGTGTTGCGGCACCCCTTTTTGCAGGTATACGGATAAGTGTTGACCGGTTTGAAGTGGACCAGGCAATATAGCACGGGGCCTCAAACCCCGGTACGAGACGTTTGTAAGAATTAACAAGCGGATTGGTAATGGCAGTCAGCTCTTCAATATAGGTGAGCACCCCATTAATAAAATAATAGGCTTCGTTTGAAAGCTGCATATCATCATTTCCATCAAAGAAGATATTTTCCCCGTCTTGAAGGAGGGAGATGTTAACATGCATACCGGAGCCGTTTACCCCTTGCAGAGGTT is from Bacillus sp. FSL H8-0547 and encodes:
- a CDS encoding amino acid permease, translating into MSSLFRKKSITALLAQSQQKSLARTMGAFDLTLLGIGAIVGTGIFVLTGVVAAETAGPALILSFIISGIACALAAFCYAEFASTVPISGSVYTYTYATLGEFFAFLIGWDLMLEYLLATSAVATGWSAYFQSLLAGFGLELPAAMTSAPGAGKGGMIDLPAVIIILLITALLSKGIKESTRVNNIMVFVKLAVILLFIVAGVWYVKPENWTPFVPFGFEGIVTGAATVFFAYIGFDAVATAAEEVKKPQRDVPIGIIASLAVCTALYMVVSLILTGMVPYTKLNVADPVSFALQFVGQNSLAGLISVGAIAGITTVLLVMMYAQVRISYAMSRDGLLPKRLSKVHPSFKTPFQNTWITGFIAAAIAGFVDLTTLAHLVNMGTLAAFTLISIAVIVLRKTHPNLERAFKVPFVPVFPAVSALFCIYLMTSLPAITWTSFIIWIAIGAVIYFVYARKNSKLA